A segment of the Acidobacteriota bacterium genome:
GCTCAGGTGGTCAACAACCGCACCAACGACCCGGCCTTCGTGGTGGGAGCGACCCGCTGACGTTGGTGCCGGCCGGGGCCCTGCGGGGCCTGTGAATCCAAGCGAAGGCCGCCGGTCTACCTGCCGGCGGCCTTCCGCTCGTCTGAACGGATTCGGCCAAAAGGGCTAGAATAAGAGCTCATGAAACAAGTTGTGGTCGAAGCCAGCGGGCTCAGCAAGACCTACCGTGTCTACCAGCGGCCGTGGGATCGCCTGGTGGAAGCCTTGTTGCGCCGACCCCGTCACAAAGAGTTCCGCTCTCTCCAAGACATCGACTTGCAGCTGGCAGCGGGAGACTCGCTGGGCATCATCGGCGAGAACGGCGCCGGCAAGAGCACCTTGCTCAAGATTCTCGCCGGAGTCGCCGCTCCCACCAACGGCGATGTCCAGGTACAGGGCAAGGTCGCCTCGATCCTGGAGCTGGCCTCCGGCTTCCACCCGGAATTCACCGGCCGCCAGAACATTCAGCTCAACGCTGCCATGCTGGGTCTGAGCCAGAAAGAGGTGGAGGCCAAGACTCCCAACATCATCGCCTTCAGCGAGCTCGGGGACTTCATCGACCAGCCCGTCAAGGTGTACTCCACCGGCATGGCGATGCGCCTGGGTTTTGCCATCGCGACCCAGGTGGAGCCGGACGTGCTGATCATCGACGAGGCCCTGTCGGTGGGGGACGGCTACTTCCAGAAGAAGTGCGTCGATCGGCTGATGGAGTTCACCCGCGGCGGTGGCACCCTACTCTTCTGCTCCCATGCGATGTACTACGTCACTTCCTTCTGTCAGCGAGCCCTGTGGCTCAAGGACGGCAAGATCGCGGCCCTGGGGCCGGTGGAGGAGGTGGTGCGCAGATATGAGAACTTCCTCATGCGCAAGCAGCCGCAGGACCCGGTGGAGGTGGCCGAGCGGCCTGCTGGGCCGGCTCGCATCGTGGAAGCCAGGCTGCTCGATGACGGGCAGGCCGGCGGAACGGCGCCGGTCCTCTACCGGCATCTCCAGCCCCTGAGTTTGGAAGTGAGCTGGGAGACCACCGAGCCCCAGCGAGCCTTCCACCTGGGCGTGGGCATCGACCGCACTGACAGCGTACAGGTAGCCGCTCTCTCGACCTACCACGATGGATTGGAGCCTTTCCGGGGCCGCCATCGGTATTCTGTGCGGCTGGACATTCCGCAGCTTCCGATGCTCAAAGGGGAGTACTCCCTGTATGTCTTCCTGATGGACGAGGAGGCGCTTCACCCCTACGACTCCAAGGTCGTCCACGGCGCCTTCGAAGTGGCCACGGAGGGCTATCGCTTCGGCCTGATCCACATCCCCCATCGCTGGCAAACCGAGGAGAGTTCGGGCTCCGTGGTGACGCTGTCCGCCCCTGTGGAAGCGCCTTCTGCGGAGACGGCCGCCTTCGAGGCCGGCTCCCTGGAAGCTGGCGGGGCGGCTCTCTCGGCGAGCTCAAGGAGTCGCTGGTAGGATGGCCAGCCGACGCTCTCCAGGAGAGCTTCCCGCTGGCCACTCCTTCGCCGGTCTTTCTCCGTCCAATCTTCGTTTCCGAGGTCCCTCATGACGCCTACCGCATCTCTCCCCATCCTCGACCAGCCCGCCGCCGCGGCGAGTCCCGCCGCGCGCCTCAATCCTTTCCTCCACGTCGGGCCGGACCGGCTCTACAATCCGCTGACCGACCAAGCTCTGGTTCAGGGGGAGGAGCATTACGAGGCCGTGCGCCGGCTGCAGGACGGTGATGCCGGCATCGACAGCCTGCCGAAGGAGGCGGTGCCCGGGTTGATAGAGGCCGGATGGCTGGTGCCCGCCGACGAGGACGTGAGCCGTCGCTACTACCTCAAATACGTCTCCCTGGAAGCGCACACCGTGTGCAACCAGGCCTGCTACTTCTGCCCCGTGTCGGTGGATCCCCGCCAAGACCACTTCATGCCCACCGAGACCTACGAGCGCATCGTCGGTGAGATCGCGGAGCTGGGAGAACCCATCGAAGCGGTGTTCATGATCAGCTACAACGAGCCGACCCTCGACAAGCGCTATGTCGACCAGGTGCGCTGCATCAAGGAGGCGGGGT
Coding sequences within it:
- a CDS encoding ABC transporter ATP-binding protein; translation: MKQVVVEASGLSKTYRVYQRPWDRLVEALLRRPRHKEFRSLQDIDLQLAAGDSLGIIGENGAGKSTLLKILAGVAAPTNGDVQVQGKVASILELASGFHPEFTGRQNIQLNAAMLGLSQKEVEAKTPNIIAFSELGDFIDQPVKVYSTGMAMRLGFAIATQVEPDVLIIDEALSVGDGYFQKKCVDRLMEFTRGGGTLLFCSHAMYYVTSFCQRALWLKDGKIAALGPVEEVVRRYENFLMRKQPQDPVEVAERPAGPARIVEARLLDDGQAGGTAPVLYRHLQPLSLEVSWETTEPQRAFHLGVGIDRTDSVQVAALSTYHDGLEPFRGRHRYSVRLDIPQLPMLKGEYSLYVFLMDEEALHPYDSKVVHGAFEVATEGYRFGLIHIPHRWQTEESSGSVVTLSAPVEAPSAETAAFEAGSLEAGGAALSASSRSRW